The genomic window GCCTGCGCCTGCGCGAGCTCCTCGGCGGTGCCGGCCGTGCCGCTCGCGGAGGCCTTGCTCATGTCGGTCTCGTCGCCGGTGGAGTAGCCCTGGCCCTCCGGCGTCACGTCGTTGACCGTGACGACGGTGCCCGACGCCGTGTCGACCTTGCCGACGTCGGTCTGGCCGAAGCCGGTCGCGAGCGAGTTGCGCAGGGCGATGTACTTGTCCTGGTCGACGCTCGACATCGCGAACAGCACGATGAACATGCACATGAGCACGGTGACCATGTCCATGTACGAGGCCAGCCAGCGCTCGTCGGGGTGCTCCTCCTCGGCGTGGCCCTTCTTCTTGCGGCCGCCGCGCGCGCCGCTCACGCTGCGAGGCCCTGGTCGTCGGCGCCGGCCCCCGCCTTGGCGCCCTTGCCTGCCTTGCCTGCGCCGGCCTCGAGCGAGTGCACGGGCACCATGGCCTTGAGGCGCTCGCCCAGGAGGCGCGGCTGGCTCCCGGCCTGGACGGCCAGCACGCCCTCGATCAGCAGCGTCATGCGCGCCTCGTCGAGGTCGGCCAGCTTCTTCAGGCGACCGGCGAACGGCAGCCAGAGGAAGTTCGCGCTGAGCAGGCCCCAGAGGGTCGCCACGAACGCCGCCGCGATCAGCGGGCCGAGCTCGTCGGGCGAGGCGAGGTTCTCGAGCACGTGGGTCAGGCTGACCACCGTGCCGATGATGCCGACGGTCGGGGCGTAGCCGCCCAGGCTGTTGAAGAACTTGCTCGCCGTGCGGTCGGCGGCGAGACGCGACTCCATCTCGTCCTCGAGCAGGATCCGCAGCTCCTCGCCGTCGGTGCCGTCGGCGATGTTCTGCAGGGCGCCCTTCATGAAGGGGTCCTCGACCTTCTCGGCCTCCGCCTCGAGCGAGAGCAGGCCCTCGCTGCGCGCCTTCTCGGCGAGCGCCACGATGTCGTCGATGACCGACTGCGGCGGGATCACCTTGCCCGTGAAGGCGTGCGGGATCTTCTTGAAGCTCAGCATCGCGTCCTTGATCGTCGTGCCGGCGATGCCGACCGCGATCGTGGCGCCGAAGACGAGCAGCATCGGCGCGGGCAGCAACAGGCCCTCGACGTGGACGCCCTCGAGCTTGATCATCCCGAACAGCGCGCCGAACGCGAGCAGGATGCCGATGATCGTCGCCGGGTCCATCAGCGGGCTCCGGTCGGTGCGGGCGCGGGCGCGGTGGCGGT from Frigoribacterium sp. PvP032 includes these protein-coding regions:
- a CDS encoding motility protein A, with the translated sequence MDPATIIGILLAFGALFGMIKLEGVHVEGLLLPAPMLLVFGATIAVGIAGTTIKDAMLSFKKIPHAFTGKVIPPQSVIDDIVALAEKARSEGLLSLEAEAEKVEDPFMKGALQNIADGTDGEELRILLEDEMESRLAADRTASKFFNSLGGYAPTVGIIGTVVSLTHVLENLASPDELGPLIAAAFVATLWGLLSANFLWLPFAGRLKKLADLDEARMTLLIEGVLAVQAGSQPRLLGERLKAMVPVHSLEAGAGKAGKGAKAGAGADDQGLAA